From the Pseudomonas sp. Teo4 genome, the window TCATGGGCCAGGTACCGCTGGCGCAAATTCTGGATACGCGTCTGTTTGATTTTGACCAAGCGGCGCAGTCGCCGGGTTGGCTGCAGGAACTGCGAGGCGAGCATATGCCGGAGACGGAGGAGTACGGAATCGCAGCCACCACCTGGCAAGCGCGCCGGCCCTTGCATCCACAGCGCTTCTTCGACTTTATCCACAACCCTTGGAATAACGGCCGTCTGCTGCGCTCGAAAGGCTTCTTCTGGCTGGCCAGCAAATTCCAGGAGGCCGGCAGTTGGTCACAGGCCGGCGGCATGATGCGTCATGGCATGGCGGGTCGCTGGTGGCGGTTTGTGCCACAGGAGCAGTGGCCGCAGGATGAAGAGAACACTGCCGCCATTCTCAAACTGTGGACAGAAGAATGCGGGGACTGCCGACAGGAGTTGGTGTTTATCGGGCAGCACATAGACTTCGATAAGTTATCCACAGAACTGGATGCCTGCCTGTTGACCGACGAAGAAATGAACCTCGGCCCTATGGCCTGGCTGCGTCTTCCGGACCCCTTCGGACCCTGGCATGAGGAGGCGGCAGCATGAGGCTGGCCCAGAAGCCTGTGGATATCCACCAGGTCTTTGGTGAATCGCCCCAGAGCCTGGCCGACATTCTGCTCGAAGGCGTCAACCTTGCGGTCTGGCAACGCCGCTTACCTGCGCAGATCGAGGACTTTGCAGCGCTGGTGCTCAGCCTTGAACAACCGCTGGCGGATGAACGAGTGTTGGAGGTGGACGAACATCAGCCCCCACGCTTGAACAATCTGCTGCCTGAAGCTGCCGATTTACATGGGTACGAAAGTTTCGTCGCCGATGTGGCCTGGTTGGTTGCGGCGTTCACCTGCCTGCTGGGTGCACGCCGGGTTGGTTTGCGTCTGCGGGTACTGCAAGGTGCCATGTGCCCGCGCTTTCATGTCGACCACGTGCCATTGCGCTTGCTCACGACCTACGTCGGGCCGGGTAGCGAGTGGCTGCGCGAAGGTGCAATCAGGCGTGAGGGCTTGCACCTCGCTCCCGCACCTGTGGATAACATCGAGTGCCTCAAGGCGGGCGAGGTTGCCATTCTCAAAGGCGAGAAATGGCTGGGCAACGAAGGTGCCGGGCTGGTCCATCGTTCTCCTTCGGGCAGCGAGCGGCGCCTGCTGTTCAGCCTTGACTGGTTGGCATGAAGGGGCATAGTGGGCGGCATATCTGTCTCGAAGCCATAGCATGCTGCAGAACATTCCCACACATGTCATCGCGGGCCCGCTGGGCGCCGGCAAGACCAGCCTGATCCGCCAGTTGTTGGCCCAGCGTCCAGCAAACGAACGCTGGGCCGTACTGGTCAATGAATTTGGCCAGGTTGGGCTGGATGCTGCGCTACTGCATCAGGATCAGGACGGCATTGCCATAGGTGAAGTGGCCGGCGGCTGCCTGTGCTGTGTCAATGGCATGCCGTTTCAGGTTGGATTGGGCCGGCTTCTGCGCAAGGCCCGACCCGATCGTCTGTTCATCGAGCCTTCGGGGCTCGGCCACCCCCTGCAACTGCTGAACCAGCTCGGGCAAGCGCCCTGGATTGGGGTGCTGGCAGTGCAGCCACTGTTGATGGTTGTGGATGCCTTGGCGCTGGCCCGCGCAGAGCCCTTGCCGGAGGCTCAAACACAAGCCTTGCAGGCTTCCGGGCTGGTGGTTTTCAACAAGTCGGAGTCTGTGGATGAAGAAAACCGGCTGTTGATAAGTAATCGGCTGGTAGGAAAGCAGGGCTTTTGGACCGATTACGGCGTGCTGCCGTTGAGCATGCTTCCTGTTTCGTCCACAGGCAGCGAGCAGGTACAGCCTGTGGAAAACCTGGTTGTGGGTAATTTACCGTCACCACCTACAGCCCTGTGGACAGATCCGCAGCTGCCAATTTGTCTTTTCCACAAGGGTGAAGGTGGCTGGAGTATCGGCTGGCGTTGGCATCCCAGCCAGTGCTTCGATCCGCCGCGTCTGCGAGCGTTTCTTCAAGCCTGGCCATGGCGTCGTGCCAAGGGGGTTATCCACAGCGCTCAAGGTTGGCAGTCGTTCAATGGCCTCAACGGCGTGGTGCAGGACTGGCAGCCAAGCGATTGGCGAAAGGACTCACGAATCGAACTGATCTTCGAGCAAGCTCAGCCCCAGCAGGCCCTCAACGATGCGCTGAGTGATTGCCGAATCAGCTGATCAATTGCGCCAGCGATTGTGCTCCTGGCGCCACTGCTGCATCTCGATCACATTGTCGCCCCGAGGCGGAGTCTTGATCTCGAACGGGTAGGGGGCCAGTTCGATCTGCACGCTATGGGCACCAAATTGAGTCACGGTGCCTGGGTGGCGTTGCTCGCCGGTGACCGTGAATTCGAAAGCATAGACCCGCGCCAGGCGTTTTCTGCCGTTTGCATCGCGGATGAAGGCGATACGTTTGAGTGCAACGGCGTCGTCGAGCAATTCAAGGTCGAGCTTGGCGCAATGCTGCTTGACCCGCTCCAGGGCTTTTTCGCGCAGCCCGTGGTTGTGCCACAACCAAGCGCCTGCCGTGGCCACCAGCATCAGGACGAGAAGGTTCTCAAGGGTCAACATTTGCATATGCTCCAAACAGGTCGAACCAGCTTAACTGCGTCCCTGGCCTGTCGTACAGGTGGCAATCGAGTTCATACTGCGCTGCGCACAATTCTTGAAACAGCTTTGGAAACCTCCCGCATGAAACGTACTCCGCACCTGCTCGCAATCCAGTCCCATGTGGTGTTCGGCCATGCCGGAAACGGCGCTGCGGTGTTTCCCATGCAGCGTATCGGGGTCAACGTGTGGCCGCTCAATACTGTGCAGTTCTCCAATCACACTCAGTATGGCCAGTGGGCTGGAGAAGTGCTTGCCCCAGCGCAAATTCCTGCGTTGGTGGAAGGTATTTACAACATTGGTGAACTGGGGAATTGCGACGCCGTGCTTTCCGGTTACCTGGGGAGCGCCGAGCAGGGGCGAGCGATTCTGGCAGGAGTCGAGCGGATCAAGGCGGTGAACCCGAATGCCCTGTACCTGTGCGACCCGGTCATGGGGCATGCGGAAAAGGGCTGCGTCGTTCCTGTCGAAGTGAGCGAGTTCCTGCTGGAGCAGGCGGTGGCCAAGGCAGACATCCTTTGCCCGAACCAACTGGAACTGGACAGCTTCTGCGGTCGTCGCGCCGAGTCCCTGGAAGACTGCGTGGCCATGGCTCGCAGCCTGCTTGAGCGTGGCCCGCAGGTGGTATTGGTCAAGCACCTGGCCTACCCCGGACGTGCCGAAGACATGTTCGAGATGCTGCTGGTGACCCGCGAGCAGAGCTGGCACCTGCGCCGTCCCTTGTTGGCGTTCCCGCGTCAGCCGGTGGGGGTGGGTGACCTCACCTCCGGCCTGTTCCTGGCGCGCGTGCTGTTGGGCGACAACTGGCTGCAGGCGTTCGAATTCACTGCAGCGGCCGTGCACGAAGTGCTGCTGGAAACCCAAGCCTGCGCCAGCTATGAGCTGCAACTGGTGCGGGCGCAGGACCGCATTGCCCACCCGCGCGTGCGCTTCGAGGCACAGCGGCTGGTGGGCTAGATCGAATCTGTCTTGAGGTCTTGGTAGCGCTTTTCCAGCTCCTGGCGAATCTGACGGCGCTGCTGGCCTTGCAGGAAGCGGCGCTTCTCTTCGCTGGTCTGCGGTTGGCGCGGCGGTACCTGCACCGGGCGGCGGTTGTCGTCTACCGCCACCATGGTGAAGAAACAGCTGTTGGAATGGCGCACGGAGCGTTCACGGATGTTCTCGGTCACCACCTTGATGCCGACCTCCATCGAGGTATTGCCGGTGTAGTTGACCGACGCCAGGAAGGTCACCAATTCGCCAACATGTACCGGCTCGCGGAAAATCACCTGATCCACCGACAGGGTCACCACATAGCTGCCGGCGTAACGGCTGGCGCAGGCGTAAGCCACTTCATCGAGATACTTGAGCAGGGTGCCGCCATGTACGTTGCCGGAGAAGTTGGCCATGTCCGGGGTCATCAGGACGGTCATAGTCAGCTGGGCGTTTCCAGGTTCCATAGTGTGCTCACGGTGAGGTTGCGCTGGATCGGGGCGGGTATCTGCAGACACTTCTGTTCCCCTCTTGATGTTTGCCATCCTGATACGGGACGTTGGCTGACGCTCCATCGTCACGCCGATCACGCCATCGGCGACGGTTAAGTAGCCGATCTGTTTCTGCATATTGCACCGGCATTTTGCGGCGGGGTGCGATGTTAACCTGAGTACGCCCACGCAACATGGGCTTTCCGGCATTCAAAACAGTATGTACTTGCTGCTCGCTCGGGGCTGCCTTGGCAGAGGAGCGGTCTGCCCTGGCATCGAGAAAAAGGAGAATCGCGCCATGCATGCCATAAGCTTCATTCAGGATTTGGCAGTGATCATGCTGGTCGCCGGCGTTGTCACGATTCTCTTTCATCGGCTCAAGCAGCCCGTGGTGCTGGGCTACATCGTGGCGGGTTTCATCATTGGCCCGCACACGCCGCCATTCGGCCTGATCCACGATGAAGACACCATCAAGACCCTGGCCGAGCTGGGGGTGATCTTCCTGATGTTCTGCCTGGGCCTCGAGTTCAGTTTGCGCAAGCTGTTCAAGGTCGGAGCCACGGCATTCATCGCAGCATTCCTGGAAATCGTTCTGATGATCTGGATCGGTTTCGAGATCGGCCGCTGGTTCGGCTGGAGCACCATGGATTCGCTGTTCCTCGGGGCGATCCTGGCGATCTCTTCGACCACCATCATCGTCAAGGCGCTCAACGACCTGAAGATGAAGAACGAGCGCTTTGCCCAGCTGATTTTCGGCGTACTGATCGTTGAGGACATACTCGGCATTGGCATCATTGCCTTGCTGTCGGGGATCGCAGTCAGCGGCACGGTCAGTTCAGGTGAAGTGTTCTCCACGGTGGGCAAACTGTCGTTGTTCATGATCGTGGCGCTGGTCATCGGCATTCTGCTGGTGCCGCGGTTGCTGGCCTACGTCGCGAAGTTTGAAAGCAACGAGATGTTGCTGATCACGGTACTGGGTCTGTGTTTCGGGTTCTGCCTGCTGGTCGTCAAGCTTGAGTACAGCATGGTGCTGGGGGCCTTCCTGATTGGCGCGATCATGGCTGAGTCGCGGCAGTTGCTGAAGATCGAGCGCCTGATCGAACCGGTGCGCGACCTGTTCAGCGCCATTTTCTTCGTTGCGATCGGTCTGATGATCGACCCTCAGGTACTGGTCGATTACGCCTGGCCGATCGTGGTCATCACCCTGGCGGTGGTGCTGGGCAAAATGTTGTCCTGCGGCATGGGGGCATTCATCGCGGGCAATGACGGCCGCACTTCGCTGCGCGTCGGGATGGGGCTTTCGCAGATCGGCGAATTCTCGTTCATCATCGCTGCCCTGGGCATGACGTTGCAGGTCACCAGCGACTTCCTCTATCCGGTCGCCGTGGCAGTTTCGGCCATTACCACGTTGCTGACACCGTACCTGATCCGCGCGGCCGATCCGCTCTCGATCAAGCTTGGTCATGTGGTGCCCCGCCGCCTGGCGCGGGTGTTGTCGTTGTACGGTGAGTGGCTGCGCAGCATTCAGCCGCAAGGTGAGGGCGCGATGCTGGCGGCGATGATCCGCCGTATCCTGCTTCAGGTGGGTGTGAACCTGGCATTGGTAATCGCGATCTTCTTCAGCGGAGGCTATTTTGCAGGGCGCATTGGCACTTGGCTGATGGAGTGGGTGAGCGATGTCAGCCAGCAGAAGGCGGTGATCTGGGGCGCTGCGCTGCTGCTTTCGCTGCCGTTCCTGATTGCGGCTTATCGCAAGCTCAAGGCGCTGTCGATGTTGCTGGCAGAGATGGGTGTGAAACCGGAAATGGCCGGGCGCCATACTCAGCGCGTGCGGCGGGTGATCGCTGAGGTGATTCCGCTGCTGTCGCTGTTGGTCATCTTCTTGCTGTTGTCGGCGCTATCGGCAAGCATTCTGCCCACCAGCGAGTTGCTGCTGGTGATCGCAGTGGTGGCGGCATTGGTGGTGGCATTGCTTTGGCGCTGGTTCATTCGCGTTCATACGCGCATGCAAATTGCCTTGCTGGAAACCCTGGAAAACAGCCGCGACCACTCGCACTGAGCGCAGTAGGCTTTCTGCGCCAGCGTTCACCGAAGTCCGAGGGGATGGAGCGGTAACGGTGTCGCCAAGCGCAGAAAGCTTGGCGATTTTACGGTGCTTAATGGCTATGAGCCATTATTTTGTGAGTTTAATTCTCACTCAGCTTTCGAGCCAGACGTCTCGGGCCCAGTGCCAGACCGACTCCCAGCTGTCTTCACCCACGGCTTCTTCATCGCCATCCCACAGTACGACAGTGCCGTCTTCCTCGACACAGTAGTAATTGTCGCCGTCTTGGCAGAGTGGAATCAGATCGCGCGGTACACCGGCATCCCATGCGTTTGCCGCGACGTCGGGCAAGTAGGTGTGCGACTGCGGGTCGGTGACGGTCACGGGTTCAAGCGAGCCGTACACCACGTCGCTGACGGTCAGCAGGAATTCCTTGAACACGAAGGGAATGTTGATGAACAGCTGTTCCTCGATTTCGACCAGTTGGTCCTCATCGGGAAGCTCCAGGGGTACCGGTACCGGCTCATTGGCTTCACGGAGTTGTTCGATCACTTCTTCCACGGCTCACATCCTCTGACCTTGATGAACGCTGCGCGTTATACCCTAGTATCCCGCTTTGGCAAAAGCAAAAACCCCGGGGCAAGCCCGGGGTTTTTTGTACAACGTGCGTCGGTTAACCGTTTTGGCGGATACCGGCGACCAGCCACGGCTGGTTTTCGCCTTGGGCGCGCACCATGTGCCAGCTTTCGCTGAAAGCTTCACCCTGGTCGAAGCGCGAGTTCTTCGACACGCCACGGAAGGTCAGGGTGGCGTCGGTACGGTCGGAGCGATCGTCGACACCGTCCAGCTGCACATCGAGGTTGTCGATGTAGGTGGACTGGAAGCCATCACCCAGCTCGGCACGTTCGCGCTTGAGGAACTCGAGCATTTGCGGCGTCACGAACTCGGCGATCTTGTCCATCTCGTTGGCATCCCAGTGCTGCTGCAGCGACTGGAAGTGGTTGCGGGCGGCAGCCAGGAAGCTTTGCTCGTTGAACCAGGCTGGTGCGTTGATCACCGGAGCGGCTGCGGCAGCTGGCGCGGCCGAGCCACCGAAGATGTTCGGCTGGGCAGGCTGGGCGTGAGCTTCACGCTGGAACGGTGCATTGCCAGGCATGGCCATTTGCGGCTGCTGCTGGCGACGACGCGCCGCGATGAAGCGGAACACCAGGAAGGCGATCAAGGCGACGATCAGGAAGTCCATGATCTGGAAGCCTTCGAAGCCGTCACCCATGAACATGGAAGCCAGCAGGCCACCGGCGGCGAGGCCGGCCAGTGGGCCCAGCCAGCGCGAAGCACCGCTGGCAGCGGCCGGAGCACGGCCAGGAGCGGTCGGCGCGGCGGCAGGCGTGGTTGGCGTGGCCTGGCGGGTCTGGTGGATAGGCGCGGAGCCCGAGCTCTTGCCGCCGCCGAAACGCTTGGCGTTGGCGTCCAGGCTCAGCGTCAGGCCGACGCAGAGCGCCAGAGCGATGCTAAGAAAACGTTGCATAAATGGGATTTCCCCTGTTGTGGATTGCACGCGCGTCATGTTGCACAGGTTCATGGGCACATGACCAGCGACATAATGTTTCCAGCTTTTGCCTAAATGTTACGAGGGTGCCTGTACCGGCCCTTTCGCGGGCAAGCCCGCTCCCACAGGTTCACCTTGGCGCCACGCGTGGCAGGGAACCTGTGGGAACGGCCTCAGATGGCCTCGAGCTTGGCATACCCCAGCATCAGCCACTTGCTACCTTCGGCGAAGTTGACCTGCACCCGTGCCTGGGCGCCAGAACCTTCGAAGTTGAGAATCACACCCTCGCCGAACACCGCGTGCTGCACACGCTGGCCAAGGTTGAAGGCGGTCTGTGGAATGCTGGCATTGGCGAACAGGCTGCTGGAGGTCGTGCTCTTCGCGCCACCGAACGGGCGGCTGACGCTGTTGGACAGGCGCACTTCCTGAACCAGGCCAGCCGGAATCTCCCGTACGAAACGCGAAACCTTGTTGTAGGTCTCGCTGCCATATAAACGCCGGGTTTCGGCGTAGGTCATGATCAGCTGGCGCATGGCGCGGGTAATGCCCACGTAGGCCAGGCGACGTTCTTCTTCAAGGCGGCCAGGTTCTTCCAGGCTCATCTTGTGCGGGAACAGGCCTTCTTCCATGCCCACCAAGAACACGTAGGGGAATTCCAGGCCCTTGGCGCTGTGCAGGGTCATCAGCTGGATGCTGTCTTCGTGCTCGTCCGCCTGGGCATCGCCAGCCTCCAGTGAGGCATGGCCAAGGAAGGCCGACAGCGGCGTCAGGTCGGCATCATCCTCGCCGGCTTCGAAGTTACGCGCCGCGCTGACCAGTTCCTCAAGGTTTTCTACCCGTGCCTGGCCCTTTTCACCCTTTTCTTCCTGGTGATAGATGATCAGGCCGGACTGCTCGATGGCCGTTTGGGTCATGGTGTGCAGCGGCATGTCAGCGACCTTGCTGGCCAGGCCCTCGATCAACTCGATGAATGCACCCAGGGCGGAAGCGGCGCGGCCTTTCAGCGCCTTGGCGGCGAGCAGCTGGCACATGGCCTCCCACATCGACAGCTGGCTGTGGCGGGCATGCTCGCGAATGGCTTCGACGGTTTTCTCGCCGATACCGCGTGGCGGCACATTGATCACCCGCTCCAGCGCCGCATCGTTGCCACGGCCTTCGATCAGGCGCAGGTAGGCCATGGCATTCTTGATTTCGGCGCGTTCGAAGAAGCGCTGACCGCCGTAGATGCGGTAGGGGATGCGCTCGCGCAGCAGGGCCTCTTCCAGCACCCGTGACTGGGCGTTGGAGCGATACAGGATGGCGATGTCGTTACGTGAGCTGCCTTGCTTGATCAGGCTCTCGATGGTCTCGACCACATAGCGCGCTTCATCGTGTTCGTTGTAGGCGGCGTACAGCGTCAGAGGCTCGCCTTCACCCATGTCGGTCCACAATTCCTTGCCTAGGCGCCCGCTGTTGTTGGCGATCAGCGCGTTGGCAGCCTTGAGGATGCCGCCGGTGGAGCGGTAGTTCTGCTCCAGACGGATCATTTCCGCGTCAGGGAAGTCGGCGGTGTACTGGTGAATGTTTTCGATCTTGGCGCCGCGCCAGCCGTAGATCGATTGGTCATCGTCGCCCACGGCCATCAGGCTGCCACCGTTCTTGCCCGCCAACAGGCGCAGCCAGGCGTACTGCACGGCGTTGGTGTCCTGGAACTCGTCCACCAGCAGGTGGCGGAAGCGCCGCTGGTAGTGTTCCAGCAGGCCAGGATGGTCGCGCCACAGGTCGAGGGCACGCAGCAGCAATTCGGAGAAGTCGATGACTCCGGCGCGCTCACAGGCCTGTTCATAGGCGCTGTAGACATCGCGCATGGTTTGCAGGAACAGGTCGCCGCTGGCCTGGATATGATGCGGGCGCAGGCCCTCGTCCTTTTGCCCGTTGATGAACCACTGGGCCTGGCGCGCCGGCCATTTTTGCTCGTCCAGGCCAAGTTCGCGCATGACGCGCTTGATCAGCCGCTGCTGATCGTCGCTGTCGAGGATCTGGAAATTCTGCACCAGGCGGGCTTCCTGCCAGTGCGCACGCAGCAAGCGGTGAGCCAGGCCGTGGAAGGTACCGACCCACATGCCGGCCGGGTTGATGCCCAGCAGTTGCTCGATACGCTGGCGCATTTCCGCTGCGGCCTTGTTGGTGAATGTCACCGACAGGATCGAATGCGGCGAAGCCTGCTCGACCTGGATCAGCCAGGCGATACGGTGCACCAGCACGCGGGTTTTACCGGAGCCGGCGCCAGCAAGCACCAGTTGACGCCCCAGCGTGGCCGCTACGGCCTGGCGTTGGGCATCGTTGAGGGAGTTCAGCAGGAGGGAGAGGTCATCATTGTGCATCCGGCCATTCTAGGGCCGCGCGGGGGAGAGGGGCAAACGTCGACAAGGGAAATCTTGCCGTTCGTCTGCTGCCGTTCATCCGGCCTTGTGTGAGGGCGGCGCAGTTGAGCGGTTTTGGGTTGGATGGCCGGTGATTTTACAAATCATGATCCAGAGCAGTTTGGTCTGGCGCGGCGCTTGTGTATTCTCCCAGCAGTTTTGCGG encodes:
- a CDS encoding Tim44 domain-containing protein, with the translated sequence MQRFLSIALALCVGLTLSLDANAKRFGGGKSSGSAPIHQTRQATPTTPAAAPTAPGRAPAAASGASRWLGPLAGLAAGGLLASMFMGDGFEGFQIMDFLIVALIAFLVFRFIAARRRQQQPQMAMPGNAPFQREAHAQPAQPNIFGGSAAPAAAAAPVINAPAWFNEQSFLAAARNHFQSLQQHWDANEMDKIAEFVTPQMLEFLKRERAELGDGFQSTYIDNLDVQLDGVDDRSDRTDATLTFRGVSKNSRFDQGEAFSESWHMVRAQGENQPWLVAGIRQNG
- a CDS encoding DUF1826 domain-containing protein, yielding MRLAQKPVDIHQVFGESPQSLADILLEGVNLAVWQRRLPAQIEDFAALVLSLEQPLADERVLEVDEHQPPRLNNLLPEAADLHGYESFVADVAWLVAAFTCLLGARRVGLRLRVLQGAMCPRFHVDHVPLRLLTTYVGPGSEWLREGAIRREGLHLAPAPVDNIECLKAGEVAILKGEKWLGNEGAGLVHRSPSGSERRLLFSLDWLA
- a CDS encoding DUF3301 domain-containing protein, which encodes MLTLENLLVLMLVATAGAWLWHNHGLREKALERVKQHCAKLDLELLDDAVALKRIAFIRDANGRKRLARVYAFEFTVTGEQRHPGTVTQFGAHSVQIELAPYPFEIKTPPRGDNVIEMQQWRQEHNRWRN
- a CDS encoding CobW family GTP-binding protein, which translates into the protein MLQNIPTHVIAGPLGAGKTSLIRQLLAQRPANERWAVLVNEFGQVGLDAALLHQDQDGIAIGEVAGGCLCCVNGMPFQVGLGRLLRKARPDRLFIEPSGLGHPLQLLNQLGQAPWIGVLAVQPLLMVVDALALARAEPLPEAQTQALQASGLVVFNKSESVDEENRLLISNRLVGKQGFWTDYGVLPLSMLPVSSTGSEQVQPVENLVVGNLPSPPTALWTDPQLPICLFHKGEGGWSIGWRWHPSQCFDPPRLRAFLQAWPWRRAKGVIHSAQGWQSFNGLNGVVQDWQPSDWRKDSRIELIFEQAQPQQALNDALSDCRIS
- a CDS encoding acyl-CoA thioesterase, which codes for MEPGNAQLTMTVLMTPDMANFSGNVHGGTLLKYLDEVAYACASRYAGSYVVTLSVDQVIFREPVHVGELVTFLASVNYTGNTSMEVGIKVVTENIRERSVRHSNSCFFTMVAVDDNRRPVQVPPRQPQTSEEKRRFLQGQQRRQIRQELEKRYQDLKTDSI
- a CDS encoding cation:proton antiporter, whose product is MHAISFIQDLAVIMLVAGVVTILFHRLKQPVVLGYIVAGFIIGPHTPPFGLIHDEDTIKTLAELGVIFLMFCLGLEFSLRKLFKVGATAFIAAFLEIVLMIWIGFEIGRWFGWSTMDSLFLGAILAISSTTIIVKALNDLKMKNERFAQLIFGVLIVEDILGIGIIALLSGIAVSGTVSSGEVFSTVGKLSLFMIVALVIGILLVPRLLAYVAKFESNEMLLITVLGLCFGFCLLVVKLEYSMVLGAFLIGAIMAESRQLLKIERLIEPVRDLFSAIFFVAIGLMIDPQVLVDYAWPIVVITLAVVLGKMLSCGMGAFIAGNDGRTSLRVGMGLSQIGEFSFIIAALGMTLQVTSDFLYPVAVAVSAITTLLTPYLIRAADPLSIKLGHVVPRRLARVLSLYGEWLRSIQPQGEGAMLAAMIRRILLQVGVNLALVIAIFFSGGYFAGRIGTWLMEWVSDVSQQKAVIWGAALLLSLPFLIAAYRKLKALSMLLAEMGVKPEMAGRHTQRVRRVIAEVIPLLSLLVIFLLLSALSASILPTSELLLVIAVVAALVVALLWRWFIRVHTRMQIALLETLENSRDHSH
- the uvrD gene encoding DNA helicase II, which produces MHNDDLSLLLNSLNDAQRQAVAATLGRQLVLAGAGSGKTRVLVHRIAWLIQVEQASPHSILSVTFTNKAAAEMRQRIEQLLGINPAGMWVGTFHGLAHRLLRAHWQEARLVQNFQILDSDDQQRLIKRVMRELGLDEQKWPARQAQWFINGQKDEGLRPHHIQASGDLFLQTMRDVYSAYEQACERAGVIDFSELLLRALDLWRDHPGLLEHYQRRFRHLLVDEFQDTNAVQYAWLRLLAGKNGGSLMAVGDDDQSIYGWRGAKIENIHQYTADFPDAEMIRLEQNYRSTGGILKAANALIANNSGRLGKELWTDMGEGEPLTLYAAYNEHDEARYVVETIESLIKQGSSRNDIAILYRSNAQSRVLEEALLRERIPYRIYGGQRFFERAEIKNAMAYLRLIEGRGNDAALERVINVPPRGIGEKTVEAIREHARHSQLSMWEAMCQLLAAKALKGRAASALGAFIELIEGLASKVADMPLHTMTQTAIEQSGLIIYHQEEKGEKGQARVENLEELVSAARNFEAGEDDADLTPLSAFLGHASLEAGDAQADEHEDSIQLMTLHSAKGLEFPYVFLVGMEEGLFPHKMSLEEPGRLEEERRLAYVGITRAMRQLIMTYAETRRLYGSETYNKVSRFVREIPAGLVQEVRLSNSVSRPFGGAKSTTSSSLFANASIPQTAFNLGQRVQHAVFGEGVILNFEGSGAQARVQVNFAEGSKWLMLGYAKLEAI
- a CDS encoding SMI1/KNR4 family protein; this translates as MEEVIEQLREANEPVPVPLELPDEDQLVEIEEQLFINIPFVFKEFLLTVSDVVYGSLEPVTVTDPQSHTYLPDVAANAWDAGVPRDLIPLCQDGDNYYCVEEDGTVVLWDGDEEAVGEDSWESVWHWARDVWLES
- the pdxY gene encoding pyridoxal kinase PdxY produces the protein MKRTPHLLAIQSHVVFGHAGNGAAVFPMQRIGVNVWPLNTVQFSNHTQYGQWAGEVLAPAQIPALVEGIYNIGELGNCDAVLSGYLGSAEQGRAILAGVERIKAVNPNALYLCDPVMGHAEKGCVVPVEVSEFLLEQAVAKADILCPNQLELDSFCGRRAESLEDCVAMARSLLERGPQVVLVKHLAYPGRAEDMFEMLLVTREQSWHLRRPLLAFPRQPVGVGDLTSGLFLARVLLGDNWLQAFEFTAAAVHEVLLETQACASYELQLVRAQDRIAHPRVRFEAQRLVG